GATCAGTCCAGTCGTCGACGATGCCGCTGGTGGCATTGTCCTTCGCCGCTTCCGCCGCATCCTTGACGGTGCGGAACGCCTCGACGAGCTTCAGATTGTCCTCGCGCAGTTCGGCGAGCATCGATGCAGCGTCGACGAAATCCCGGTCGTTATCGGCGATCGTCTGGCGGCGGCTGATGTCCCCGATCGAACGCAGCGTGGTGTTGCCCGTCTTGCGGACGCGTTCGGCAACGGCATCGGTGACGCCGAGAATCTGCGTCGCCTGATCGTCGAGCATCAGGTGATAGTCGCGGAAATGCGGGCCGGAGACGTGCCAGTGGAAGTTCTTCGTCTTGAGGTACAGCGCATAGCAATCGGCGAGCGAGGCGTTGAGCGCGTCGGCGACACTGCGGGTATTGGTGAGGTCGGTCGGCGTGTTGAGTGCCGGGTTGATGTCGGCCATCGGAATAGCTCCTGGGATAGGGGTCGTTGCGGCAACGATCCGATAGCCGAAATGCTCCCGATACGGCTGGCATTTCGCCGGCCAGTCTGATCGATCCGCTAGATCAGGCGGAGCGCGTCGAGGCCCAGCCAGAGTGCGGCGACGACGAACAGCGCGCCGATGATCCGGCGCATCGGCACCAGAGGCAAGGCGGTCCAGCCGCGCTCCCCCAGCACCGCCGCAGGCACGATCACCGCCAGCGAACCGAGCGTCGCGCCGGCGGCGGCGAGCCACGGCAGGTCGGCGCGGGCGGCAAGCGCCAGCACGACGAATTGCACGCCGTCGCCGAATGCGAGGATGAACAGCCCGGCAAGGCTGGTCGCAGCCGCACCGATGCGCCAGCGATCGAGCCGCTCGGGTGCCTTGACGGGGAACAACGCGCCGCCCCCGTGGAACAGGAGCGCCAACGCCAGGAACAGCTGCTTCGCCTCCGGCGTCAGGCGGGGTGCGAGCACGGCGCCGGCGGCGGCGGCGAGCAGCCCCGCGCCCAGCAAGGCCAGCGCTGCCATCGCGATGACCAGACCGGGCGCGCGATAGCGATCGGCGAGGATCGCGGCGAGCCATGCCGGCCGGTCGCCGACCTGCGCCAGGGCCGCAGCGACGAACGCCGCCATCAGTGCATCCATGTCAACGCGCCCCTATCAGCCGGCGCCCGTCAGCCGGCAAGCCGCACCGAACAGGCGGCGGCGAAGGCGTCGCAGGCGCGCACGTCCTGTCGTTCGCACGCCACCGCATCGCCAAGGACCGACAACCAGCCATGGACCAGTGCGCCATGTTCGCCGCGCGACAGTGCCGAATCGACGAAATGGGCGACGGTCACCGCCGGATTGAGCCCGTTGCGATGCGCGATCAGGCGAATCTGGTTTATATCGGGCTTGAGGTCGCGGGCGCAGGTGTAGGGCGCCTTCACATCGATCGCCGCGATTCGCGCGGCAAGGTCGGCACGTACCGACTCGATCATGGTCATCTCGACATCGATTGCCCGCCCCATCGTCCGCTCCCCTCGATTCCAGGCGATATCCTGCGCCGGCAATGGTAAACGGGCGGTTGAGAGACCATCCACGAGGGTTGCGCGGTTGACTTGTCGGTGCAACTCCGCCATGCGCCGCGGCTGATCGAGCGGCGGCGTTGGTGCTGCCGCTCTCCTTGTTTTCAGGATTAGGGCTCATGGCCAAGCCGACTACCGTCAAGATCAAGCTCGTCAGCACCGCCGACACCGGCTTCTTCTATGTCACCAAGAAGAACCCGCGCACCAAGACCGAGAAGCTGAGCTTCAGCAAGTACGATCCGGTCGTGCGCAAGCATGTCGAGTTCAAGGAAGCCAAGATCAAGTAAGCATCGACGGCGATCGGATCGCCGTCCCTGCCCGCTTGCTTCCCGAAAGCCGCCTGCGCGCGATGCGCCGGCGGCTTTTCGTGCATGTATGCCTTTGCGGCGGTGTGTCTCGACCGCGTCCGCGTTCGGACACATTGCGTTCATCTTGACACGTCATAGCGGCGGCCGGCGACCGGACATTCCGGTCGCCCTGTATCGCGTCACTACGGGCTAAGGGCGGTATCCTCGTTCGGAGGGTGCCGCCCTTGGTTTTTCGGGCGGTGTTTTCCGCGCAACCGGCTGGCATCGGACCATAATCGTGACCACATCCAGCTGATGTCCCGACACGCCGTCCTCTACCGTATGGTCATGCCGACCCATGTCTGTCCCTTTGGCCTGAAGGCGCGCGACCTGTTGCGGCGCAACGGCTACACGGTCGAGGACCATCACCTGATTACGCGTGCGGAGGTGGATGCGTTCAAGGCGGCGCACGGCGTCGCGACGACGCCGCAGACCGTCATCGACGGAAAGCGGATCGGCGGATACGACGATCTGCGCCGTTTTTTCGGCCTGGCGATCGCCGATCCCGGGGCCATGCGCTATCGACCGATCGCCGCGGTGTTCGCGATGACCGCGCTGATGGCGCTGGCCACGAGCATGGGGACGTTCGGCACGCCGTTCGGCATGCGCACCGTCGAATGGTTCGTCGCATTCAGCATGGCGGTGCTGGCGATCCTGAAGCTGCAGAACGTCGAGCGTTTCGCGACCATGTTCCTGGGCTACGATCTGCTGGCGCAGCGCTGGGTACCGTATGCGACGTTGTATCCGTATCTGGAGGGGTTGGCGGCGGTGCTGATGATCGCACATGTCGCGCCCTGGCTGTCGGTGCCGGTGGCGCTGGTCATCGGCGGGGTCGGCGCGGGGTCGGTGGTGAAGGCGGTCTATGTCGACCGGCGCGAGTTGCGATGCGCGTGCGTCGGCGGCGACAGCAACGTGCCGCTCGGCTTCGTATCGCTGACCGAGAACGTGATGATGGTCGCGATGGCGTTGTGGATGATGCTGGGATGACGCCGGGCGGGCAGCATCGGGAACCACCGGCTGCCGACCCACGTTATGACATGGCTTGCAGCACCCAGCCCTTTTCGGGGGGCAGGGGCACTGGGAGCTCGCGACGCCCTGTCGATGCCGCCCGCATGGGCAGGGCGTCTTTGCGAGCGAGAAGCGCGCCGCCGCCCGCGCGCCGGCGAATTACAGGAGCGCGTTTACCGCATCCATGAAGCGGGCGAGGCTGATCGGTTTGGACACGTAGGAGCGGGCGCCGGCGGCGCGGATGCGATCCTCGTCGTCGCGCCCGGCATAGGCGGTGACCGCCATCACCGGAATCGCACGCAGTTCGTCGTCCGCCATCAGTTCCAGGATCAGCTCATAGCCGGTGACGTGCGGCATCTGGATGTCCATGATGATGAGGTCGGGCGTGAGTGCGCGCGCCCGTGCCACGGCCTCGCGACCGTCGCGCACCGGTTCGGCGACGAAGCCGTGCGCGCGCAGCAGATCGCAGAACAGCTTCAGATTGAGTTCGTTGTCCTCGACAACGAGCACCCGTTTCGCCACGTGCGTCACCAACCTTTCCAAACCGGAACGATAGCAATGCGCACGCGCGATACAAACCTTCCCGATGCGGACGTGGTCGGATTGCAGGCCCTGGTGTGGACGATCGGCGATCCCGATCGCGCCAGCCGGCTGATCGCTGTCACCGGCCTCGATCCCGACGACCTGCGCGCCCGCGCCGGGGAGCCAGCGGTGCTGGCCGCCGTCATCGGTTACCTCGAGTCGTACGAACCCGACCTGGTCGCCTGTGCGTCTGCGTTAAACATGTCCCCCGAGGCGCTGGTCGCCGCCCATGCTGCCCTGGAGGCCCGATGAAGCCGCTGCTGATTTCCGATTGTGACGAAGTGCTAGTGCATATGGTGAAGCACTTCGGCGTCTGGCTGGGCGAGGCGCACGATATCGAATTCACCCCCGATGGCGCGGATTTCGCCAACAGCATGCGCCACCGGACGACCGGCGCGGTGCCGAGTCGCGATGAGATGTGGGCGATGCTGGGCGGATTCTTCCCCGCGCAGATGCATCGGCAGACGCTGGTCCCGCACGCCGCCGAGGCGCTGGCGCGGCTGGCGGAACGCGCAAATATTGTGATCCTCACCAATATCACCGACGCCTGCAGGGCGGCGCGGATCGAGCAGCTGGCGGCGTTCGGCATCAGGCATCGCGTCGAATGCAACCAGGGCGGCAAGGGCGATCCCGTGGCGCGGCTGGTGGCGGAACATGGTGATCCGGTGACGGTGTTCGTCGACGATCTGGCGGTCCACCACGAATCGGTCGCGCGTCATGCGCCGGGCGTCCACCGGCTGCACATGGTGTCCGAGCCATCGCTGGCGCCGCGGGTATCACCCGCCGAGCATGCGCACGCACGGATCGACGACTGGCGCGAGGCGGCGGACTGGATCGCGGCGCGCTTCGACGCAGGCATCGCCGCCGCCTGACGCCCCGCTTTGCGCCTTGGCGGCGATCCTCTACAGCGTTGCCGACTTCATTCAGCCTTCATCCAGCAAGGACCCAGCATGACCACGCACGTCGATCGCAAGCTCGAAGAACTCGGCCTCAGCCTGCCGGAAGCGGCGGCGCCGGTGGCCGCCTACCTGCCGGTGGTCGAGGCGGGCGGGATGCTCCACCTGTCCGGGCAGTTGCCGTTCAAGGATGGCCAGCTGGTCACCGGCCGGCTGGGCGACAGCGTTTCGCTGGCGGATGGTCAGGAGGCGGCAAAGCTGTGTGGCCTGATGATCGTGGCGCAGGTCAAGAAGCACCTGGGCGGCGATCTGTCGCGGGTGAAGCGGATCGTGAAGCTGGGCGTGTTCGTCAATTCGCATGCCGATTTCACCGACCAGCCCAAGGTCGCCAACGGCGCATCGGAACTGATGGCCGCGCTGTTCGGCGATGCCGGCAAGCATGCGCGCAGCGCGGTCGGCGTGCCGGTGCTGCCGCTGGGTGCCGCGGTCGAGATCGACGCGATCATCGAACTGGCCTGAGCCCGTGACGCGGAGGGGACGCGTCCGCCCCCCTCCGCAACGCGCGATCGCGCTCCTATATCGGGGGCGATGACCTCCACCACCGTTGCCGCCCGCCTCGTCGATGGCGTCCGTGCCGTTCCGGCGGATCAGTGGGATGCCTGTGCCGGCACCGCCAATCCGTTCGTCAGCCATGCCTTTCTGGCCGCTCTGGAGGAATCCGGTAGCACCGGCGGCCGATCGGGGTGGCAGCCGATCCCGATCGTCGTCGACGACGCCGATGGCGTGCCGGTCGGGATCGCGCCGGCCTATGCCAAGAGCCACAGCCAGGGCGAATATGTCTTCGACCACGCGTGGGCGGATGCATGGGAGCGGGCAGGGGGTGCCTATTACCCCAAGTTGCAGATCGCGGCACCGTTCAGCCCGGTGCCCGGACCCCGGCTGCTGCTGCGCGAGGGGGATGCCGCGCCGGCGCTGATCGCGGCGCTGGAGGCGGTGACCGATCGTCACGGCCTGTCATCGGCGCATGCGACCTTCGTCGCGCCCGAGCAGGTGCCGATGTTCGAACAGGCCGGGTGGCTGGTCCGCGAGGGGACGCAGTTCCATTGGGCGAACGACGGCTATCGCAGCTTCGACGATTTCATGGGCGCGCTGGCGAGCCGCAAGCGCAAGGCGATCCGCAAGGAGCGGGAGGCGGCGGTCGCAGGTCTGACGATCCGGCATCTGACCGGCGCGGACATCCGGCCGGAGCATTGGGATGCGTTCTGGACTTTCTATCAGGATACCGGCAGCCGGAAATGGGGCCAGCCGTACCTGACGCGCGCGTTCTTCCCGCTGCTGGGCGCGACGATGGGCGAACGCGTGCTGCTGATCCTGGCGGAGCGGGACGGCGTGCCGATCGCCGGGGCGCTGAACCTGATCGGGGCGGACACATTGTACGGGCGCTATTGGGGATGCACCGAGGATGTGCCGTTCCTGCATTTCGAGCTATGTTATTACCAGGCGATCGACGCCGCGATCGCGCGCGGGCTGGCGACGGTAGAGGCGGGTGCGCAGGGCGAGCACAAGCTGGCGCGCGGCTATGTGCCGGTGCCGACCTGGTCGGCGCATTACATCCCCGATGCGGGGTTCAGGCGCGCGGTGGGCGATTTCCTGGTGCGCGAGCGGGCCGCGGTGGAGCATGAGCACGCCTGCCTCACCGAACTGGCGCCGTTCAGGAAGGGCGCTGCATGAACCGCGGCCGGGGTGGCGGCAGCAGCACCGGGTCGAGCACGACGGCAGCGGGCGTGCGATCGTCGATGCGATAGAGCCTGTCGCGACCGCTGCGCCAGACCGGCGTCAGGCCGGTCAGGAACGCCGCCTCGACCGGGGGCGGGTTGATGAGCCAGACGTAGTCGAACGCCTGTCGCGGCAGGAAGGCGAGGGATACCTTCAGCGGGCGCCACCATTCGCCGCGACAGCGCCGGTCGGTGACCAGTTGCGAGGGATCGTGCGCGAAGCGGCCGGCGGGCGTGTAGCGCACCGTGAGCAATTGCCCGCCCGCCATCGACCATTGATCGTTCGCATAGGCGAGGCGGCGTTCCAGCGCGAGGCCGGCGGCATGTTCCAGCCGGGTCGAGGCCCAGTCGTCGCGGCATGACCGCCCGACCATCGTCAACAACCGCGCACCCTGCGGCACATGGTCGAGCGCGGCGAGCGTGCGGTCGTAATCCCGGGCGTAGAGCCAGTAGCTGACCGTGGTTCCCGCCAGGCGCACCCCGAAGAAGGCGAGGCCGAAGGCCGCCAGCGTCGATGCGCCCCGGAACGACAGGCCGCGCTTCGGCCGCAGGGCGATCAGCGCGATGGCGAGCGCGAACGGCGCCAGCCGCATGTCGGCATAGGCCGATCCGAATACGATGCGCGGCAGCAGCACGAAGATCGCGCTGAGGAACAGCGCCGAGAGCAGCAGGTTGCGTGAATATTCGACCCGTTCGTCGCGCACGCCCTTCAGCAGGATGACGAACAGGACGGTCACCGAGGCGAGGTCGAAGGCCATCCAGCGATCGCGCAGCACCATGATGACCCAGCCGACCTTTGCCCGCCAATTGAACCAGTCCATCGTGTTGCCGGTGACGTGGTCGCCCGACCGCCACAGCACCATCATCGCGAACGGCAGCGCCAGCGGCAGGCAACCGATGCCGGCGCGGATCCAGCTTTGCAGCCAGTGGCCACTTTGCCTGTCCTTGCGCAGGTCGTGCTGGCGGATCATCTCGGCCGAGAAGGCGAGAATGCCGAGCACGCCCCAGCCGAAGGTGTGGCAGACCCACAAGGCGCAGGACAGCGGCACGAACAGCACCGCCCGCAGCCGCACCGCGCCGAGCCGGCCCATCCGCAGCCAGAGCGCGAACAGATTGAGCGCCAGCGCCATCGACAGCGCGAAATTGACGAAGCCGAACTGGAAGGGATAGCCATAGGCCAGCGGGAGCGCGAACAGCGCGGTTGCGGGGATGCGGCCATGCACCTCGCGCGCGATCCACAGCAGGCCCGACACGGTGAGCGCCGGGATCGCCATGACGATCAGCTTGACCGCCAGTTCCAGCCCGACGATCGGCGCGAGCGGTTCGATCAACAGGTCGATGCCGAGATTGCCGATCATCGACCAGCGGAAATCGTACCAGTCCGCCAGCCAGGGATAGGCGGGGCCGTCGAGCTGGACGCGATAGCGGCCGATGTGTCCGGGCAGGTCGACCAGCGGCGGGATCGTCGGCCACAGCAACGGGATCACCGTCGCGATCACCACCGCCACGACGAACCACCGCGTTTGCCACCAGTGCAGCCTGTGCCCCTGCATCCGACCGCCTTAAGGTGTGGGGGCGGCCCCCGACAAGCGTTGTCGCGCAAAGATCATCGTTCCGTCCGTCGCATCGGCGCGGTGGACGAAGCCGGGAACACTGCCCCCGGCCACCAGCGCGGCGGCGGCGCTGTCGGGATCGTCCGCGCCGGGAAGGTTCGCGCAGGCCATGACATAGTCGACGTGAAGGGCTGCGGCGATCCGCGCCGCCCGTTCCGGCGTGGCGGCGTAAAAGCGATAGGCGGCCAGGTTGCCGACGGCGTTGCGATGATAGGGCGCGGCGAGCACCCGATGCGACGTTGCGGCCAACGCCCAGGCGCCGGCGTCGACCGGCGCCATCACGATGCCGCGCGGCAAGCGGGCGAGCGTCCGCATCGCGGCGGCGGAGCCGCAGTCGCCGTGCGCTGTCGTCCGCACCGCCGGCGCGGGCCGGGTGGCGAAGGCGGCGGCGGCGAGCGGGTAGAGCATTCCCGCGGAGACGAGCCATGCCGCGATGAGCCACCCCCCGCCGCGGGTGCGGGCGGCGGCGATCGCTGCGGCAAGGCCCGGCGCGGACAGGATCGCCGCGGCATAGGCGCCGCGCAATTGCACCGCGGCGATGGCGGTCGCGACGGCGAGCAACAGGGCGAGCATCGTCCATCCCGCGGATCGGTGTCGCCAGGCCTGCCACGCCGTCGCGATCAGGCCGACGACCGCCAGGCCGATATAGCCGACAATGGTAGCAGGCGATGCGGCGAACACCGACTGCGCCTCTTCCACATGCGACAGCCACAGCGTGGCGAGGCGCGGGTCGACGGCGCCGTAGGGCGACAGGCATTGCGGCGCGCGCATCAACGCGATGCATGCGGCGGGGACGATTGTGGCGGCGGCCACCAGCATGCGGCCGGGACGATCGGTGGCGCGCCGCGCAAGGATGGAGACGACGGGCAGGGCCGAGGCCAGTACCAGCGCCGCCGTAAAGGCCGGAGTGGTGAAGCCGTCGCAGGCGGGGAAGGCAAAGCCGTCGCCGGCAAAGGCGATCCGGCCGGCGAGCAGCGCTGCGATCGTGCCGAGGCCGAAGGCCGCGAGCGGCGCGGTGCCGCGGCCGGTCCAGTGCCACAGCATCACCGCGCCGAGCGCGGCAAGGATCGGCAGCGTTTCCAGCCCGACGATCAGGCTGGCGCCGACGCAGACCCCCGCCAGCACGGCCGCGCGCGTGCCGCCGTGCAGGACCGCGACGACGGCGGCGAGCAGCAGCACGACTTGCAGATTGTGGTGGTCGATCCGGCCGGGCAGGAAGATTGTCGTCGCGGGATAGGCGATCGCGGCGACCACGGTGGCGGCAGGGACGATATCGCCGCCGCCCACACGTCGTGCGATCCGCGCGATCAGGAACAGTGCGACGGCGAACAGCATGCCCGGCCAGACGAGTATCGCGACCAGTTCGGCACGGGCGCTGCCGGTCCATGGCGTCAGCGCCGCGATGATCGCGGCGGGGCCGAGATCGGCGAGGCGGCTCCAGTGCATCGGCAGACCGGGTGGCGGGCCGAGCCGGTGCTGCGTCAGGTCGCCCCATCGCTGCCCGCCGAGCCAGTCGCGGATCTGCTGGAGGCGGACGACATCGTCGGTGTCGGGCAGGCGCAGCGCGGACAGGTGCGCCCAGTCGGACCAGCCCCATGCCAGCGTCATCAGCACGGCGAGCGCACAGGCGAGGAGCGCGTCGTGGCGAAGGCGGGCGGACATCGCGTGCAGCGTTAGGCCATGATGCTTAACGCTGCGTTAGAGGGGGCGAGGATGGGGTGGATCGGCCGTTGGGAGCGGGGCGAAAGGTCCGTCGGTCCGCGCTGACGACTCCGGATCGCGTTGCTGCCCCGGCAACGCCGGTTTCCTGTGGGCCGCGTCATCCTCGCCGGATGGCGCGGCATGACGGACGGTGCGAGGGTCGGCGTTTTCCCGTGACAGTGCCATCGACGGGCTGTCGCGCCAGCAGTTATCGGTATGCAGGGTTCGGACGTGCGGCGGGGGAAGGCTGCCCCTGCGGCGTGGCCATGGACGCTATGTTGGTCGGGATGCCGGAGGCGGAGAGCGGGGATGGCGGCGTGTCACCGCCACCCCCGTTTCCTCGATCACGGTCAGGCGTCGCGGCGGCCGAGCAGGCGCAGGCGCAGCGCGTTGAGCTTGATGAAGCCGGCCGCGTCGCGCTGGTCGTAGGCGC
The sequence above is a segment of the Sphingomonas insulae genome. Coding sequences within it:
- a CDS encoding response regulator; the encoded protein is MAKRVLVVEDNELNLKLFCDLLRAHGFVAEPVRDGREAVARARALTPDLIIMDIQMPHVTGYELILELMADDELRAIPVMAVTAYAGRDDEDRIRAAGARSYVSKPISLARFMDAVNALL
- a CDS encoding TMEM165/GDT1 family protein, coding for MDALMAAFVAAALAQVGDRPAWLAAILADRYRAPGLVIAMAALALLGAGLLAAAAGAVLAPRLTPEAKQLFLALALLFHGGGALFPVKAPERLDRWRIGAAATSLAGLFILAFGDGVQFVVLALAARADLPWLAAAGATLGSLAVIVPAAVLGERGWTALPLVPMRRIIGALFVVAALWLGLDALRLI
- a CDS encoding RidA family protein produces the protein MTTHVDRKLEELGLSLPEAAAPVAAYLPVVEAGGMLHLSGQLPFKDGQLVTGRLGDSVSLADGQEAAKLCGLMIVAQVKKHLGGDLSRVKRIVKLGVFVNSHADFTDQPKVANGASELMAALFGDAGKHARSAVGVPVLPLGAAVEIDAIIELA
- a CDS encoding MauE/DoxX family redox-associated membrane protein, which produces MSRHAVLYRMVMPTHVCPFGLKARDLLRRNGYTVEDHHLITRAEVDAFKAAHGVATTPQTVIDGKRIGGYDDLRRFFGLAIADPGAMRYRPIAAVFAMTALMALATSMGTFGTPFGMRTVEWFVAFSMAVLAILKLQNVERFATMFLGYDLLAQRWVPYATLYPYLEGLAAVLMIAHVAPWLSVPVALVIGGVGAGSVVKAVYVDRRELRCACVGGDSNVPLGFVSLTENVMMVAMALWMMLG
- a CDS encoding Dps family protein — encoded protein: MADINPALNTPTDLTNTRSVADALNASLADCYALYLKTKNFHWHVSGPHFRDYHLMLDDQATQILGVTDAVAERVRKTGNTTLRSIGDISRRQTIADNDRDFVDAASMLAELREDNLKLVEAFRTVKDAAEAAKDNATSGIVDDWTDQAEERAWFLFEASRKG
- a CDS encoding DUF3572 domain-containing protein, translating into MRTRDTNLPDADVVGLQALVWTIGDPDRASRLIAVTGLDPDDLRARAGEPAVLAAVIGYLESYEPDLVACASALNMSPEALVAAHAALEAR
- a CDS encoding HAD family hydrolase, with amino-acid sequence MKPLLISDCDEVLVHMVKHFGVWLGEAHDIEFTPDGADFANSMRHRTTGAVPSRDEMWAMLGGFFPAQMHRQTLVPHAAEALARLAERANIVILTNITDACRAARIEQLAAFGIRHRVECNQGGKGDPVARLVAEHGDPVTVFVDDLAVHHESVARHAPGVHRLHMVSEPSLAPRVSPAEHAHARIDDWREAADWIAARFDAGIAAA
- a CDS encoding GNAT family N-acetyltransferase, which translates into the protein MTSTTVAARLVDGVRAVPADQWDACAGTANPFVSHAFLAALEESGSTGGRSGWQPIPIVVDDADGVPVGIAPAYAKSHSQGEYVFDHAWADAWERAGGAYYPKLQIAAPFSPVPGPRLLLREGDAAPALIAALEAVTDRHGLSSAHATFVAPEQVPMFEQAGWLVREGTQFHWANDGYRSFDDFMGALASRKRKAIRKEREAAVAGLTIRHLTGADIRPEHWDAFWTFYQDTGSRKWGQPYLTRAFFPLLGATMGERVLLILAERDGVPIAGALNLIGADTLYGRYWGCTEDVPFLHFELCYYQAIDAAIARGLATVEAGAQGEHKLARGYVPVPTWSAHYIPDAGFRRAVGDFLVRERAAVEHEHACLTELAPFRKGAA
- the rpmG gene encoding 50S ribosomal protein L33 — translated: MAKPTTVKIKLVSTADTGFFYVTKKNPRTKTEKLSFSKYDPVVRKHVEFKEAKIK